The genomic stretch TGCAAGCAGTACGTATTCCTATAACAAGCAATATTAATTCCAAAAATTTAGGAGTAGTTGAAAAATGCAACGGAAGAGAGAGAGAGTTATGTGGAGAAAATTATGGAATTAGTTATTTGAAGTAAATAATTTAATGAGTACTTATATTAATGAATTTTATTTAGAAAGAGAAAGTATATGGTGGATTAAAATGAGGGTACAATGGGAAAAAAATTATAACAATTCATTTATCTTGGGAGAGCTTTATGCTAAAAcgacacttaaaaagaaacggaGGGAGTATTAATTATTAACTTTCAAACACGACAACAATCACTTTTTAATTTTTCTCTATATTTACCTTTTCTTACTCTCtatctttttatttatttataaaaaataacaaattaatcaaaataaaatagaattaaaagtgtttaaaaatagtttttaaGTCACACCAATTGCTAACCTACACAAATTTGCAAATTTAATTCGTGACATCTATTTATTAATTCGTAAGAAGTAAAATTTCGAGCTATGTATATAAAAGTGAAGGAAACTTTCAATAGTTATAAAAGTGAAGGAAAATTTcaataatttaataaaaataaaaatattaaagAAAATAAACCAAAGCTCAGAGTTGCGAAGTAAGAACACAAAATAGTGAGTCAAGTGGTGTAACGAGTCTGAGTCTAACTCGGTGTGCACACACACGAGAAAGAACAGTGTGTGTGTGAAGAGTGAGAATCGGAGGTGAAAACAACATGGCGGTAAGGGCCACAGTGTCACGGTTCCCAATTGACGCAGACGCACGCGAGGGCTCCGGCCTACTATGGGGAGTAACCGTCGCGCCATTCGCCGCCGCCGACGAAAACGGCCAATCTCCGGCATACGGATCCGGCGGTGACCTCTTACCCCGGTGCGAGAATTGCTGGGCCTACTTCAACACCTACTGTGAGCTTGAGCAATGGTCATGGTCTTGCTCCCTCTGCGGAAACCTCAATGGCCTCTCTTCCAACGCGATCGAACGTTATTCTCGTCCTCAATCTTGCGCAGAGATGATGTCCTCTTTCGTAGATCTCGAATTGCCTCCGCGTAAGGATTTCAATTGTTTTCGTTTCTTCCTTTGCTACTGCTTAGGGTTTTTGGAATTTGATCGTCTTGGATTTCGATTTTGCAGAAGAAGAATCCGATGATGCTGCATTGCAAGCATGTCCTGTTTATGTTGCTGCTGTTGATTTGTCATGTAAGATTATTTGCTTTTTGCATCATTTTACTGCTTATCCATCTGTTGTGGTAGCTGGTATTGGATTTTTGACAATGTATTGGTTCAGCGAGGTTTTGCACTTGTTTTGTTGGTTCATTGACTATTACTTAGATCCTAATTCCTAACTAGTAGTAGCTTTTAATATAAATTGTAATCATCCTTTTAACTCTCTCAAATACTGATTTCAACTTTTAATCATAACCATTTTCGTTGATGCCCGAAGGCCAAAAGTATGTTGTATAAACATGCCATTGCGGCCTATGGTGCTGCCATGGCGAGCATCCCTTCACAGCTTGCCTATTCCGGTTATTCGCCACACCATTCTGCCATGACAGCCATTTAGCAACACTAATAATAATAACTCTCCACAATGTTCTATGAACTTTTACATTATAAGGACCATATTTATAGGGGAGGTATCAAATACTTTTGGTGAGAAGTTCTCATGCGCTAGAATCTAATCTTCACGAGCTGACCCGACTTAGTGAGATAAGGCTTGGTTGTTGTtagttgtgtgtgtgtgtatgaaATAAGTGTGATATTTCACGTCTACTTAAGTAGGTAATGTTGCTTTTGGTGATTTTAACTTGTGTGGAACAAATGAATCCTAATAATCATGTGGCATATTTGTCGATTGCTTGAGAACTTATAATAATACTATCAAGTTTTTCATGCTTTAGAATGTGGTACTAGATGGTTAGACTGTGGGTTCAAATTACATGATGTTTCGGGGCTCAACGTGAATGATAAAAGACAGAAAGCACATGCAAAGCTTATTTGATTATGTGCCATGCATTGTCAAATTGTACATACTATATATACTGCTAGTTAGACACATAATTTGTAGAAAGATAAGGCCGCAATTACAAAAACAGCCATGATATTGATCTGTTTTGCCATTATATCCTCCCTTTCTCCCTATTCTTGGTCTTTTTAGAACTGTGTAGAAGGATGCAATCATCAAGATGAAGAAAATTGCCCTAATTTAGTTACTTGGTTTCAAGCACTGTATTTTTTATACACTCGTCTTTGTAGCCTTGAATTAGTTCCTAAATTATCTGACATATCATTTTGTAATTATTACTTCGTTACCAACTTAAATAAAAATCTCGGGTTTCACTGCAGCTTCAGAGGAATTTCTGGAACTCACTAAAAGTGCATTGCTGGCAGCTTTGGAAGGTATTATGTTTATTAAACAATATATATATTTCTTTCCTGCATAAGGTATGTCTGTTGAACATCGCTcttatttttgttgttgttctttTGCAGCTCTTGCTCCCGGTTCACTTTTTGGGCTTGCTACCTTCAGCCACAAACTAGGACTGTATGATGTTCAAGGTCCAATACCTATTGTGAAAAATGTTTTCATCCCTCCTGAAGCAGAGGGAACCTTAACAATTGAGCTTGAAGATGTCATGCCTTTGTTACAGTTTCTGGCTCCTGTATGTTACTTTTACaatgttattttattttattttatttatggGGCACAAGTTCTGATGTTAAAGAACATAGATTATAGTATTTGAAAATGTATCAAAACTGAATTCTGTATTTTTATTGAAGGTGGATACCTGTAAGGACCGAATTGCatccacacttgaaacacttagGCCAACAACTTCATGGGAGAGAACCACTGGAGCGGGTCAAGGAATGGATGGTGTTCTGCTAGGTGGGCGGGGTTTTGGGGTGGCAATGGAAGCCCTCTGCAGCTACCTTGGATCTGAATATGGAAACACTTTTGCATTAGGTTTCTATGATATCCACAAATCTTACCATTTATGATTTTGTTAACATGCTTCTGCAATGTTTAATCTTACTTCAAAATTTCAGCGAGCCATTGTTTCTGTTAAACACTGCAGCTAGAATCTTTGCTTTCTTGTCTGGTCCTCCTGATTATGGAGCTGGACAATTGGACACGAGACGATATGGTGAGCAATATGCAAGCAAAGGGGAGGATGCGGATCGTGCTTTACTCCCAGAGCAGACACCTTTTTATAAAGATCTGGTATTTAACTTATTGTTATTATTACTTCTATTTCCCATATCCAAGAATTGGAAGAGTTGATATGTGTTTCACAGGCTGCTGTTGCTGTTCAAGTTGGTGTATGTGTTGACATATTTGCTGTAACAAATGAGTATACTGATTTGGCATCCCTAAAATTTCTGAGTATTGAAAGTGGGGGCTCCTTATTTTTTTATACAAGTACCGAAGATTCAACTTTGCCTCAGGATATGTAAGTCTTATCTGTAAACATCATCTGTTTAGACATGTTTTACCGGTAAAATCATTTCAACTGTTTGATATGCATCAATAGGAAAGAGATATTCAATATTTGTTGATTGGCTGTGTATCCATGGCTTCAATACAATCTTGATTTGAGGCTGTACTATACCATTTTTTTCTCCTTAATCCCACTGGATATTTTTGTTCTAACCATATGAAATGAAAGAATATTATCATATATACATCTTTTAAAGTTATCAAGTCCAATTAAGTTGACCACTTATGCTTTTATCAATCACTTACCTTTAAGTGATAAATGTGGACTGACATTTGATAATTAAACGAATGTTTTTGAAATCTCAAGTGTTGCAATACCATCTTAAATATCAATGATATTGACTACTTATGCCTTTTATCATATATTGTGATGTCTTTCTCTTTGCAGGTATCGAATGCTGAGTAGGCCATATGCTTTTGGTTGTGTCTTGCGATTAAGGACCTCAACTGAATTTAAACCTGGAAATTCTGTAAGTGTGTTGTATGGGATGGATTTGTAATTCTCAACTTTTGCATCTTCTTATAATCTATACAATAACTTCATCCTGTATTGCAGTATGGTCACTTCTTTCCAGATCCACAGTATGAAAATGTTCAACATGTAATATGCTGTGATTCATATGCTACATATGCTTATGACTTTGTGTTCGAGAACAACATTGGTTTTTCGAGGTATAAATCATTACTTGTTACTATCACGTCTTCAACTTTAATACTTGAATTCTTATATATTGTTAATGTTACTGTTTAAATGCGGTGCATTCAGAAGTTGGAAATGTCATGCTAAGTCTTGTACTTTTGTGTTATTCAGACTTTATATCTTTTATTGCAAGGCAGTCCAAATAACTAAACTCCAAACTCATTAATTTTTCTATCAATTATTGTGTGTGGTCACAATGTAAACATGGCCTACTTTATAGAAACATGGACTCGGCACAGACACCGTGTCGCCACACGGACATTCGACATCgataatgcaaaaaaaaaaggACACCGACGCCCCTATATATATATTAATATGATAGTATTTTGCTTTCATTTATCCATCTATTATTAAAAAAGTTAAACAtattttaatcaaaattaatGTCGTTAATCCTTCATTGATCAACAATGCTTCAAAATATATTTAACCCTTTAAGATGTGTGTGAGATTTGTTCAAAAAATATATAAGGTGTGTTGAAGCAAATAaaagaacaattttttttgtaACACTTCTCTGAATTGTCCGACATGTGTCATTTGAGTGTTATACGGGTGTCGGACACCGATTTAAAGAGTGTCAAAGCAAAGAAAAAAACCATTTTTTGGGACACTTACTTGTCTTACTTTTCCGACTCGTGTCGTACACGTGTCATACAAGTGTCGGACACCGCAACACGCCTATTCCTAGAGGTGTGCGTGCTTCATTCATAGGTTTGTGCAAGCTTTAACTCTGTTTGTTTGAGTCTTTTGTTTTTCTTCTGCTGGATTCTGGAGTGGCAGTGATTTTTGAAAACTAAGACAATCCAATCTAATCCGATGAAACTAAGGGAAATTTAATTTCAATGTTTGGGGCTAAGACAGTCCTATCTTATATTCACATACCCTGCTTTTGCTTGACAATGAATAGTGTGATTTTATATGTTTGACTTATTTTCAAGGGAATGTATACCTGTTGAAAATTGCTCAAATAAATTTACATTGTTTATATCTACTGTTTTGAAGTACTGAACTCTAATTACATATTTAATGAAAGTAACTAAACTGCCCTTGCGCACTATCAAACCCAAATGCTGGTTACATCATAAATCAGATTGTGACAGAACCGTTCATGCTTGCCTTTAGATTTATCCCAAAAAATGAAACCCTGGAGTAACAAAAGATTAGACATCCATATCATTTTTCCAGGAATCACGGTGGAGTGCTGGGTTAgataaatataaatataatacTCTTCTTGGCACAGGAATGAATGCAAGAGAATTTTTTAACCTAAAAGTAGCTGAATATCTACTATCATTTGATATCATTTCTACCACAAGATAGGAGTACTTGTATGATATGGTTCCTATTCAGATAAGTTTTATCATCTCGCTTTTTTTTTGTAGGAGTAAATCAGACGTTCCTACACTCCAGATTGCATTCCAGTATTCAGTTGTAGTTCCTCCTCAGGAGCTTTCCAGTTCAGGAGGGGTATCTACAAGCAGGTATATATTCACATTCTCCTGTATGGATGTTTTTCATATCATGTATAGTGGGCGTCCACGTtgcttcttttttttttcatgaTCAAGTTTGTTCATTTAAATATATTAATTACTTTTCTAAACTACTACCGTACCACTTATTTCTTTTTATCACTGGGCATAAACTGTCTCTTCTGAAGTTTGCTGCTTGTTCCTTGACAAAGGCTTCTATTTTGCAACCAAAGTTTTTGTATATTTTCTTATTACAAGTTCAAAGGTCCAATAGGAATATTATTATCTGTTAGTTGAAGATGAGATGTCTTACTAGCCACATAACCTTGTCTTATATTTTTAGGTTTTGTTTAGTCTCCACTAGACTGTGAAATATGAATCATGTATGAATCATTTAGGTTAACATTTTTTGAACAAGTTCCAATGAATATTTCAGCACATTTCCTAAGGAATATTTTGTTGGTTTTCTCTTCACAGTGACCTGATTCGGGATGGAAAACACTGTTCTTGTGAAATTTGCCACACATTCTCTGATGTATAATTTTAGAATAGTTCTATTTGTACATATGAGTTTTGTTTCTTTCCATCTGCCTGCTGGTCTTTTTGTTGGGTTTGTTCTGTAATGTGCCTTTAATTATAGTTGTTTATTAATTCTCACTGATATTATCAATTATGTGATATCTTAAGAGGCTTCTTGGCACAACAGATATATATTTTTCACTTCATGTCAAGAATTCTATTTTTTTTACATCTTAAGAGAATTGTTACTGTTAACTTGAGCGATATGTTATTATGCATTTAGTTGCTAATGCTGTTGTTACTCTTTACTCTCAAGAGTTTGGGGCAGTTGTGGTCTGTGACAATCGCATTTGGAATGGCAATTCCTTTTCATTATTGATATTCATTGGCTCATTTTCCTAGTCTTTTGTAAATATGCTTAAATTTATCAGTTTCTTCAAAGATCCAAAGTTTACTGAGCGATGCATTTAAGGCTTTTTGGACTTAGTTTGAGATGTACTTAATTTTGTTACAGAACAAAGCATCATTCCCTTCAACGCCGGCTAAGGATCCGAACAGTTCAGTTTGGCGTTGCTCAGGACATTCACGAACTTTACGACAGCTGTGATCCTGAAGTTGTTCTATCTTTGCTCGTGCACAAGGTGAATTATATATTCATCCTGAATTGTATATCCTTTGGATTGATGTTAGTTTTCTGCTCTACTGTTCAAAGTTAATTCTGACGAGTGACATCACCTGTGTTACGCTTTTGTTTTTTGAATCTGTCAACTATCATTACTAATATATATTGCCGCAATAACAGTATTCTCTTGTCCCGTACTCTTAAAATTAATAAGAATGAGTTGTTGTTTTCAACTCAATTTTCTGATTAATTTACTCGTATTGTATTTTGCAGGTTATACTCGCCTCTTTGGAGGAAGGAGTTCGGGAGGGTAGACTTTTGCTTCAAGAATGGCTAGTGATCCTCGCAGCGCAGTACAATGATGCTTACAAACTTGTTCAGTATAGTAATGGAAGTTCAACCAGATCTCAAATTGATGTTGCCTTCTCTCAATGTCCTCAATTGCAGCCCATACCACGCCTAATCTTTGCTCTCCTTCGAAACCCTCTTCTTCGCT from Lathyrus oleraceus cultivar Zhongwan6 chromosome 7, CAAS_Psat_ZW6_1.0, whole genome shotgun sequence encodes the following:
- the LOC127101302 gene encoding uncharacterized protein LOC127101302, producing MAVRATVSRFPIDADAREGSGLLWGVTVAPFAAADENGQSPAYGSGGDLLPRCENCWAYFNTYCELEQWSWSCSLCGNLNGLSSNAIERYSRPQSCAEMMSSFVDLELPPQEESDDAALQACPVYVAAVDLSSSEEFLELTKSALLAALEALAPGSLFGLATFSHKLGLYDVQGPIPIVKNVFIPPEAEGTLTIELEDVMPLLQFLAPVDTCKDRIASTLETLRPTTSWERTTGAGQGMDGVLLGGRGFGVAMEALCSYLGSEYGNTFALARIFAFLSGPPDYGAGQLDTRRYGEQYASKGEDADRALLPEQTPFYKDLAAVAVQVGVCVDIFAVTNEYTDLASLKFLSIESGGSLFFYTSTEDSTLPQDMYRMLSRPYAFGCVLRLRTSTEFKPGNSYGHFFPDPQYENVQHVICCDSYATYAYDFVFENNIGFSRSKSDVPTLQIAFQYSVVVPPQELSSSGGVSTSRTKHHSLQRRLRIRTVQFGVAQDIHELYDSCDPEVVLSLLVHKVILASLEEGVREGRLLLQEWLVILAAQYNDAYKLVQYSNGSSTRSQIDVAFSQCPQLQPIPRLIFALLRNPLLRFHEEGVHPDYRIYLQCLFSALEPSSLHRAVYPVLTSYATPDKQAYPRHSLSRAALLTSGSPIFFLDAFTVLIVFYSSTADPTLPFPPPHDCLLRTTINKLKKERSITPKLIFIRGGHDDASIFENFLIEEQDVDGSGLTSVMGFVSFLEDITQKVLEFIK